A part of Maniola jurtina chromosome 19, ilManJurt1.1, whole genome shotgun sequence genomic DNA contains:
- the LOC123874722 gene encoding mediator of RNA polymerase II transcription subunit 6 — MMPGRIGHLPIASENPLGLSWHDSAWIPSLNPSNIMDYFSERSNPFFDRTCNNEVVKMQRLSMDQLQNMTGLEYVLLHVQEPILYVIRKQHRHSINQTIPLADYYIIAGIVYQAPDLASVLNSRLLSAVHHLQNSFEETMSYSKYHPSKGYWWDFKTNKSGSFNMGQSAPKEVSSAPKEEPSTLFQRQRVDMLLAELVRQFPLPITQTAANQNGVTVKTENTNDKSSEKGSDGNNMNITIKQEPVDPISSEMTNGNMQGHMEIKTEIKQENMKPPPEKKPRT, encoded by the exons atgatgcCTGGAAGAATTGGTCACTTACCTATTGCATCTGAAAACCCTTTAGGCCTATCGTGGCATGATTCTGCATGGATTCCGTCTTTAAATCCTTCTAACATAATGGATTATTTTTCGGAGAGATCCAATCCATTTTTTGATAGGACGTGTAATAATGAAGTCGTTAAAATGCAACGGCTTAGCATGGACCAATTGCA AAACATGACAGGTCTGGAATATGTGCTGTTGCATGTACAAGAACCAATTCTATATGTGATCAGAAAGCAACATAGGCACAGTATCAATCAAACTATTCCGCTGGCTGATTATTACATAATTGCAGGAATTGTTTATCAAGCTCCTGACTTAGCTAGTGTGTTGAACTCTAGACTG CTTTCTGCAGTTCACCACTTGCAGAATTCATTTGAGGAAACCATGTCTTATTCAAAGTATCATCCTAGTAAAGGATATTGGTGGGATTTCAAGACTAATAAATCAG GTTCATTTAACATGGGACAGTCTGCCCCCAAAGAAGTTTCTAGTGCACCCAAGGAGGAGCCATCTACTCTATTTCAAAGACAAAGAGTAGATATGTTGTTGGCCGAGTTAGTGAGACAGTTTCCTCTGCCCATCACACAGACTGCAGCAAACCAG aatGGAGTAACTGTTAAGACTGAGAACACAAATGATAAGAGCTCTGAGAAGGGATCAGATGGAAACAATATGAACATTACAATAAAACAAGAACCAGTGGATCCAATTAGCTCTGAAATGACAAATGGTAACATGCAAGGACACATGGAGATCAAAACTGAAATTAAGCAGGAAAATATGAAACCACCACCAGAGAAAAAGCCTAGAACTTAA
- the LOC123874725 gene encoding uncharacterized protein LOC123874725 isoform X2 — MIDESVIISVRTWTRSVEKIGKVGYSDGVTDGQNTSFQSSFDMGYCQGLKFGLDLGYKLAFEQQLYNFQSDKQRPTDPRRINCQICLDQTIKLENVVNLFNRQKEKNDEYLIKM, encoded by the exons atgattgatGAAAGTGTTATTATTTCTGTTAGAACTTGGACACGATCAGTTGAAAAAATTGGCAAG GTCGGATATTCTGATGGTGTTACTGATGGACAAAATACTTCATTCCAAAGTAGTTTTGATATGGGTTACTGTCAGGGACTGAAATTTGGACTAGATCTAGGATATAAATTAGCTTT TGAGCAGCAATTATATAATTTCCAGAGTGATAAACAAAGACCAACAGATCCACGCAGAATCAACTGCCAAATCTGCTTAGATCAGACAATAAAATTGGAAAATgttgttaatttatttaacagaCAAAAAGAGAAAAATGATGAGTATCTCATAAAAATGTAg
- the LOC123874725 gene encoding uncharacterized protein LOC123874725 isoform X1: MIDESVIISVRTWTRSVEKIGKVGYSDGVTDGQNTSFQSSFDMGYCQGLKFGLDLGYKLAFEHEQQLYNFQSDKQRPTDPRRINCQICLDQTIKLENVVNLFNRQKEKNDEYLIKM, translated from the exons atgattgatGAAAGTGTTATTATTTCTGTTAGAACTTGGACACGATCAGTTGAAAAAATTGGCAAG GTCGGATATTCTGATGGTGTTACTGATGGACAAAATACTTCATTCCAAAGTAGTTTTGATATGGGTTACTGTCAGGGACTGAAATTTGGACTAGATCTAGGATATAAATTAGCTTT TGAGCATGAGCAGCAATTATATAATTTCCAGAGTGATAAACAAAGACCAACAGATCCACGCAGAATCAACTGCCAAATCTGCTTAGATCAGACAATAAAATTGGAAAATgttgttaatttatttaacagaCAAAAAGAGAAAAATGATGAGTATCTCATAAAAATGTAg
- the LOC123874720 gene encoding cysteine protease ATG4D — translation MMNGTRETGPTSSALMTSNSGVRQGVTSMKVDSISNAATSRDSTRDSAEDLLDLKGKVESRLLSMWNNVKFGWTVKLKTNFSKESPVWLLGRCYHRKLSPTGSLESSTEIGTEATANNSMEQIYGEGIEGFKSDFISKIWMTYRREFPMMSGSTFTTDCGWGCMLRSGQMMLAQALVCHFLGRSWRWTPEKPIQNAREFQEDCLHRMIIKWFGDKSSVNSPLSIHQMVTLGESLGKKPGDWYGPASVAHCLKAVMTSASKENYEFDKLEVYVAQESTIYVQDVYSHCKLPNGSWKSLILLVPVKLGTDKLNPIYGPCLTSLLTLDFCIGIIGGRPKHSLYFVGYQDDRLIHLDPHYCQEMVDVWQPNFSLQTFHCRSPRKMPITKMDPSCCIGFYLATQNDFETFVNVISSFLVPQGVSSCNEYPIFTLHGGSRSAVMDPPNLRNSIIESDHHWVTPNVQDSDTDMESEEFVLV, via the coding sequence ATGATGAACGGAACAAGGGAGACAGGGCCGACAAGTTCTGCCCTTATGACTTCGAATAGTGGCGTTAGACAAGGTGTGACAAGTATGAAGGTCGATAGCATTAGTAATGCCGCCACATCGAGAGATAGCACTCGCGACAGTGCAGAGGATCTCCTTGATCTCAAGGGAAAAGTAGAATCACGTTTGTTGTCTATGTGGAATAATGTAAAATTCGGATGGACGGTGAAATTGAAAACCAACTTTTCAAAAGAGTCCCCAGTGTGGCTATTGGGTCGTTGCTACCATCGCAAACTAAGTCCTACAGGTTCCTTAGAATCATCTACTGAAATTGGCACAGAGGCTACAGCTAATAATTCCATGGAGCAAATTTATGGAGAAGGTATAGAAGGATTCAAGTCCGATTTCATTAGCAAAATATGGATGACTTACCGAAGAGAATTTCCCATGATGTCTGGATCCACATTCACAACAGATTGTGGTTGGGGCTGCATGTTGCGTAGTGGTCAGATGATGTTAGCTCAAGCTTTAGTGTGTCATTTCCTTGGTCGTTCATGGCGATGGACACCAGAAAAGCCTATCCAGAATGCTCGAGAATTTCAAGAAGATTGTCTCCATCGCATGATAATAAAATGGTTTGGAGACAAATCATCTGTAAATAGCCCCCTCTCCATTCATCAGATGGTAACTTTGGGAGAGTCTCTTGGAAAAAAACCAGGTGATTGGTACGGCCCAGCATCTGTGGCCCACTGTTTGAAAGCTGTAATGACTTCAGCTTCCAAAGAAAATTATGAATTTGATAAATTAGAAGTTTATGTTGCTCAAGAGTCTACTATATATGTTCAAGATGTGTATTCCCACTGTAAATTACCCAATGGTTCTTGGAAATCtcttattttacttgtacctgTGAAGTTGGGAACTGATAAGCTAAATCCGATTTATGGGCCATGTCTTACTTCTCTTCTGACATTGGACTTTTGTATAGGAATCATTGGAGGGAGACCCAAACACTCTTTATATTTTGTTGGGTATCAAGATGATAGACTAATTCACTTGGATCCACATTACTGCCAAGAAATGGTTGATGTTTGGCAACCAAATTTTTCCTTGCAAACTTTTCACTGCCGTTCCCCAAGAAAAATGCCCATAACCAAAATGGATCCATCTTGTTGTATTGGTTTCTACCTTGCAACACAAAATGATTTTGAAACATTTGTTAATGTGATCAGCTCATTTCTTGTACCACAAGGTGTGTCATCATGTAACGAGTACCCTATATTTACACTACATGGTGGATCACGCAGTGCAGTTATGGACCCACCTAATTTAAGAAATTCAATAATTGAATCTGACCATCATTGGGTGACACCAAATGTTCAAGATAGTGATACTGATATGGAGTCAGAAGAATTTGTTTTAGTATAA
- the LOC123874796 gene encoding protein farnesyltransferase subunit beta isoform X2: MENHIRCFDDISKKVFNDEGVTTNSSSEQKYVENLILKIYKQFEQKASIDPDLPKLNKNAHAKFLKNALISLPQSYTCLDASRPWLIYWILHALWALKDMPDSETLSHTVSFLSQCQHKEGGYGGGPGQYSHLGTTYAAVNALSIIGTDEAYNSIDRSSLQKFLWTVREVDGSFALHRGGEQDIRGAYCAVSTAKLTNTFTEALFDKTAEWIVSCQTYEGGFAGCPGMEAHGGYAYCGIAALALLNRTKLCDLDALLRWCVNRQTSVEGGFQGRTNKLVDGCYSFWQGAIFPIISAILAQDHKEMIETVLFNQGALQEYIIVCCQAPDGGLIDKPGKPRDIYHTCYTLSGLSVAQHGTGANDAYVVGSPHNELNRIHPLHNIAPHLAYNALHYFIRHPPPVKDKN, translated from the exons ATGGAAAATCATATTAGATGTTTTGATGATATctctaaaaaagtttttaacgATGAAGGGGTAACAACTAATTCATCATCAGAACAG AAATATGTAGAAAatctaattttgaaaatatacaaACAATTTGAACAGAAAGCTTCAATTGATCCAGACTTGCCTAAACTTAACAAGAATGCTCATGCTAAATTTTTAAAGAATGCCTTAATCAGTTTACCACAAAGCTATACATGTTTAGATGCGAGTAGACCTTGGTTAATTTACTGGATATTGCATGCTTTGTGGGCTTTGAAGGATATGCCTGATTCAGAAACTCTATCGCATACTGTGAGTTTTCTATCTCAATGTCAGCACAAGGAAGGCGGCTATGGTGGTGGTCCAGGACAGTATTCACATCTGGGCACCACATATGCTGCTGTTAATGCTCTAAGTATTATTGGTACAGATGAAGCTTACAATTCAATTGATAGAAGCTCTTTACAAAAATTCCTGTGGACAGTTCGTGAAGTTGATGGTTCTTTTGCTCTGCACAGAGGAGGGGAACAAGATATAAGGGGTGCCTATTGCGCTGTGAGTACAGCTAAACTAACCAACACATTCACAGAGGCTTTGTTTGACAAAACAGCAGAATGGATTGTGAGTTGCCAGACCTACGAAGGAGGGTTTGCTGGGTGCCCAGGAATGGAAGCGCATGGAGGTTATGCCTACTGTGGAATAGCTGCACTAGCATTATTAAATAGAACTAAGCTTTGTGATTTGGATGCATTGCTGAGGTGGTGTGTTAATCGTCAGACATCTGTAGAGGGAGGGTTTCAAGGTCGTACAAATAAACTTGTTGATGGTTGCTACTCTTTTTGGCAAGGTGCTATCTTCCCTATCATTAGTGCAATATTAGCTCAAG ATCACAAGGAAATGATAGAAACAGTACTGTTCAATCAAGGTGCCTTACAggaatatattatagtttgctgTCAAGCTCCTGATGGAGGACTGATTGACAAGCCTGGAAA GCCTCGAGATATATACCACACTTGCTATACACTAAGTGGTTTGTCAGTTGCTCAACATGGCACGGGGGCCAATGATGCTTATGTTGTGGGATCGCCACACAATGAGTTGAACAGGATACACCCCCTACATAATATTGCTCCTCACCTTGCATATAATGCTCTACATTATTTCATTAGACATCCCCCACCAGTGAaggataaaaattaa
- the LOC123874796 gene encoding protein farnesyltransferase subunit beta isoform X1, with the protein MRQLPVLLAILYTINLISTIHVLAFIMENHIRCFDDISKKVFNDEGVTTNSSSEQKYVENLILKIYKQFEQKASIDPDLPKLNKNAHAKFLKNALISLPQSYTCLDASRPWLIYWILHALWALKDMPDSETLSHTVSFLSQCQHKEGGYGGGPGQYSHLGTTYAAVNALSIIGTDEAYNSIDRSSLQKFLWTVREVDGSFALHRGGEQDIRGAYCAVSTAKLTNTFTEALFDKTAEWIVSCQTYEGGFAGCPGMEAHGGYAYCGIAALALLNRTKLCDLDALLRWCVNRQTSVEGGFQGRTNKLVDGCYSFWQGAIFPIISAILAQDHKEMIETVLFNQGALQEYIIVCCQAPDGGLIDKPGKPRDIYHTCYTLSGLSVAQHGTGANDAYVVGSPHNELNRIHPLHNIAPHLAYNALHYFIRHPPPVKDKN; encoded by the exons ATGAGACAACTGCCAGTGCTACTTGCGATTCTATACACGATAAATCTAATTAGCACTATTCATGTTTTAGCCTTCATCATGGAAAATCATATTAGATGTTTTGATGATATctctaaaaaagtttttaacgATGAAGGGGTAACAACTAATTCATCATCAGAACAG AAATATGTAGAAAatctaattttgaaaatatacaaACAATTTGAACAGAAAGCTTCAATTGATCCAGACTTGCCTAAACTTAACAAGAATGCTCATGCTAAATTTTTAAAGAATGCCTTAATCAGTTTACCACAAAGCTATACATGTTTAGATGCGAGTAGACCTTGGTTAATTTACTGGATATTGCATGCTTTGTGGGCTTTGAAGGATATGCCTGATTCAGAAACTCTATCGCATACTGTGAGTTTTCTATCTCAATGTCAGCACAAGGAAGGCGGCTATGGTGGTGGTCCAGGACAGTATTCACATCTGGGCACCACATATGCTGCTGTTAATGCTCTAAGTATTATTGGTACAGATGAAGCTTACAATTCAATTGATAGAAGCTCTTTACAAAAATTCCTGTGGACAGTTCGTGAAGTTGATGGTTCTTTTGCTCTGCACAGAGGAGGGGAACAAGATATAAGGGGTGCCTATTGCGCTGTGAGTACAGCTAAACTAACCAACACATTCACAGAGGCTTTGTTTGACAAAACAGCAGAATGGATTGTGAGTTGCCAGACCTACGAAGGAGGGTTTGCTGGGTGCCCAGGAATGGAAGCGCATGGAGGTTATGCCTACTGTGGAATAGCTGCACTAGCATTATTAAATAGAACTAAGCTTTGTGATTTGGATGCATTGCTGAGGTGGTGTGTTAATCGTCAGACATCTGTAGAGGGAGGGTTTCAAGGTCGTACAAATAAACTTGTTGATGGTTGCTACTCTTTTTGGCAAGGTGCTATCTTCCCTATCATTAGTGCAATATTAGCTCAAG ATCACAAGGAAATGATAGAAACAGTACTGTTCAATCAAGGTGCCTTACAggaatatattatagtttgctgTCAAGCTCCTGATGGAGGACTGATTGACAAGCCTGGAAA GCCTCGAGATATATACCACACTTGCTATACACTAAGTGGTTTGTCAGTTGCTCAACATGGCACGGGGGCCAATGATGCTTATGTTGTGGGATCGCCACACAATGAGTTGAACAGGATACACCCCCTACATAATATTGCTCCTCACCTTGCATATAATGCTCTACATTATTTCATTAGACATCCCCCACCAGTGAaggataaaaattaa
- the LOC123874837 gene encoding U3 small nucleolar RNA-associated protein 25 homolog: MGKGKKFFNKKRKGSFKAGVRKKNKFINKEHEVKNKKAMFNRYKDKQKVEEEFIKKKQMEQRFQKQQPACSESEDEADEDSYGQLVSCFKRDDNTNMIAESDGEISDEEPDDCDVNGTVESVNMEPNENNDHSLDEEESFDEQDIEGPEIENEVDSSNDPFTKHLQYDLPDELIVSLSNMPPTVKEISKTWPVLGNLVLSIPQPLRTLSKITKPKFSLIEEKVYASTATVPHIINNIDFKQLHLKSQICGNIVSANKNNLIKRDLELTDIFTPLQKELFTIMNNYQDLYYPERTFSNADEIRFTYCLHIVNHMIKTRTKILHHNAKIAKKSDLSEDYQDQGLVRPKVLIMVPFKDAAYRVVKTLIDIVVPKEAGQVVNKNRFEEDFTGGELILPSKNPKPEDYELLFSGNTDDTFRLGMTLTKKTLKLYTDFYSSDILIASPLGLRMIVGAEGEEDRDYDFLASIELLVLDQADVFLMQNWDHLLHVLDHFHLQPKKTHGTDFSRVRSWAVNGWAKYYRQTMVFSSVSLPEIKSVLNRKCANYAGKVLVANPPETGSIQQVLVQVPQLFHRFNAASPLAAVDARFEYFVKEILPRQRDALMAHTLVYVPSYFDFVRLRNYFKKEDIGFVQICEYSKDAKIARARDMFFHTEAHFLLYSERVHFFRRFRIKGIRHIIFYQPPTYPHFYSEMCNLMQESNQNKYGGSDCNMSVTVLHCKYDVARVAALLGAARAAALGAADKPVHMYVTGDK; this comes from the exons ATGGGAAAAggcaaaaagtttttcaataagAAAAGAAAAGGCTCGTTCAAAGCAGGAGTtcgtaagaaaaataaatttataaacaAGGAACATGAAGTTAAGAATAAGAAAGCTATGTTTAATAGATACAAAGATAAACAAAAAGTTGAAGAGGAATTCATTAAAAAGAAGCAGATGGAACAAAGGTTCCAAAAACAGCAGCCTGCTTGTTCTGAAAGTGAAGACGAAGCAGATGAGGACTCCTACGGACAGCTAGTTTCCTGCTTCAAACGTGATGACAACACTAACATGATTGCTGAAAGTGATGGAGAGATATCTGATGAGGAACCTGATGATTGTGATGTAAATGGAACCGTAGAAAGTGTGAACATGGAGCCAAATGAGAATAATGATCACAGTCTAGACGAAGAAGAAAGTTTTGATGAACAAGAT aTAGAAGGACCTGAAATAGAAAATGAAGTTGACTCATCAAATGATCCCTTTACAAAACACCTTCAGTATGATTTACCAGATGAATTAATTGTTTCCCTGTCAAATATGCCTCCAACAGTGAAAGAAATTAGTAAAACATGGCCAGTACTTGGAAATTTAGTTTTAAGCATACCACAACCACTTCGAACTTTGTCTAAGATAACAAAGCCGAAATTTTCTTTAATAGAAGAAAAAGTGTATGCATCTACAGCTACAGTGCCACATATAATAAACAACATTGACTTTAAACAACTGCATCTTAAATCACAAATATGTGGAAACattgtttctgcaaataaaaataatttgattaaaaGAGATTTGGAACTTACTGACATATTTACTCCACTACAAAAGGAACTATTTACGATTATGAATAATTACCAGGACCTCTACTATCCTGAGAGAACATTTAGCAATGCAGATGAAATCCGCTTCACATATTGTCTTCATATTGTAAATCACATGATTAAGACTAGAACAAAAATATTGCATCACAATGCAAAAATAGCTAAAAAATCTGATTTATCAGAAGACTATCAGGATCAGGGCTTAGTAAGACCAAAG GTATTGATCATGGTCCCTTTCAAAGATGCAGCATATAGAGTAGTGAAGACATTAATTGATATAGTGGTACCCAAAGAAGCAGGCCAAGTTGTGAATAAAAATAGGTTTGAGGAAGACTTCACCGGGGGGGAGTTGATACTGCCCAGTAAGAATCCCAAGCCAGAAGATTATGAGCTATTGTTCAGCGGTAACACAGATGACACTTTTAGGCTGGGCATGACATTGACAAAGAAAACATTGAAG CTGTACACTGACTTCTACTCATCAGACATCCTCATAGCGTCGCCCCTCGGCCTGCGCATGATAGTGGGCGCGGAGGGCGAAGAAGACCGCGACTACGACTTCTTGGCGTCTATAGAGCTGCTGGTACTGGACCAGGCAGACGTGTTCCTCATGCAGAACTGGGACCATTTGCTGCACGTCCTGGACCACTTTCACTTGCAACCCAAAAAGACGCACGGCACTGACTTCTCTAGAGTCCGATCCTGGGCTGTGAACGGATGGGCAAAGTACTATAG GCAAACCATGGTGTTTTCTTCCGTGTCGCTGCCAGAGATCAAGTCTGTATTGAACAGGAAGTGTGCAAACTATGCTGGCAAGGTGCTTGTCGCAAATCCGCCTGAAACAGGCAGCATTCAGCAGGTTCTAGTTCAAGTGCCACAGCTGTTTCACAG GTTCAACGCGGCAAGTCCGCTGGCGGCAGTGGACGCGCGTTTCGAGTACTTCGTGAAAGAGATCCTGCCGCGCCAGCGCGACGCACTCATGGCCCACACGCTCGTGTATGTGCCGAGCTACTTCGACTTCGTACGCTTAAGGAACTACTTTAAGAAAGAAGACATCGGCTTCGTCCAGATATGTGAATACTCGAAG GATGCAAAAATAGCTCGAGCACGAGACATGTTCTTCCACACCGAAGCACACTTTCTGCTATACTCGGAGAGAGTGCATTTCTTTCGGAGGTTCCGTATTAAAGGCATCAGGCATATTATATTCTACCAGCCGCCAACCTACCCACATTTCTACTCTGAAATGTGTAACCTTATGCAG GAAAGTAACCAGAACAAGTATGGGGGCAGCGACTGCAACATGTCGGTGACGGTGCTGCACTGCAAGTACGACGTGGCGCGCGTGGCCGCGCTGCTgggcgccgcgcgcgccgccgcgctCGGCGCCGCCGACAAGCCCGTGCACATGTACGTCACCGGCGACAAATAA
- the LOC123875307 gene encoding uncharacterized protein LOC123875307, producing MTNECKICKISVQVTQKRIKCIKCQLLYHFECIVPSGNKSPVARGQWICPHCQSSLPSISLESNLNENTTDSNDWLSDIRKELKEVISQTVSVELRKIREELSGLQTIKSSLDYLSSLFDTAKQELEDAKKEIIILKKSNSDPREIINSHTNTINILDKEARASNIELHCVPEFRGENLVKTVEQIGRVVNIPIAEGSLIKCTRVAKLNKESPRPRSVIVKFSSSLLRDKFLAGVINFNKANKDDKLNTTHLGISGEKKPVYISEHLSSTSKDIYAAARSFAKNKQYRFVWSRNGNNIFLRKTISSDILLVKSKEFLETLA from the coding sequence ATGACGAACGAATGTAAAATTTGCAAAATTAGCGTACAAGTTACCCAAAAGAGAATAAAATGCATTAAATGTCAATTACTATACCACTTTGAGTGCATTGTACCATCTGGAAATAAGTCGCCTGTGGCCCGTGGCCAGTGGATTTGCCCGCACTGTCAAAGTAGTTTACCGTCGATTTCGCTTGAAAGTAACCTAAATGAAAACACTACCGATTCTAACGACTGGTTATCGGATATAAGGAAAGAACTGAAGGAAGTCATCTCTCAAACTGTAAGTGTGGAGTTAAGAAAAATCCGCGAGGAATTAAGCGGGCTTCAAACCATCAAGTCTTCTCTCGACTATTTGTCAAGTCTATTTGATACGGCTAAGCAAGAGTTGGAGGACGCTAAAAAGGAGATTATAATTTTGAAGAAGAGCAATAGTGATCCCAGAGAAATTATAAACAGTCACACAAATACGATCAATATACTCGACAAGGAGGCAAGAGCCAGCAATATTGAGTTACATTGCGTTCCGGAGTTTAGAGGCGAAAACTTAGTCAAGACGGTAGAACAAATAGGAAGAGTAGTAAACATTCCTATCGCTGAAGGGAGTCTAATTAAATGCACCCGTGTCGCTAAACTTAACAAGGAATCGCCCAGGCCTAGATCTGTAATCGTCAAGTTCAGCTCCTCTCTGCTTCGAGATAAGTTTTTAGCTGGCgtaatcaattttaataaaGCGAATAAAGACGACAAGTTGAACACAACACATCTTGGAATTTCTGGAGAAAAAAAACCGGTGTATATTTCAGAGCACTTGTCTTCGACATCGAAAGACATCTACGCCGCAGCGCGTTCTTTTGCAAAGAATAAACAATACCGTTTTGTTTGGTCGCGTAAcggtaataatattttcttacgGAAAACCATATCTAGTGACATACTATTGGTGAAATCTAAAGAATTCCTGGAAACATTGGCCTGA
- the LOC123875116 gene encoding uncharacterized protein LOC123875116 isoform X2, producing MSGSAQEADGGTAETGAAPVQDLYREKPPSTVVRVMTVLAYLLSVSFAAILLSIYYICVWKSPVIEKLTDDRDMLGARRGDPSDYSPAYTHDIPHNFTGGSDTPVNETATPPTLDSFANFTNTNETTENTETIVDYLETSTIPSEQDYTLNDNETLNVTTIT from the exons ATGTCGGGCTCCGCGCAGGAGGCCGACGGCGGCACGGCGGAGACCGGAGCCGCGCCGGTCCAGGATCTCTACAGAGAGAAGCCTCCGAGCACAGTGGTCCGTGTGATGACTGTCCTCGCGTACCTCCTGTCCGTGTCCTTCGCGGCGATCCTGTTATCCATTTACTATATTTGCGTGTGGAAATCTCCTGTTATTGAGAAATTAACCGACGACCGGGACATGCTGGGTGCGAGGCGCGGCGACCCCAGCGACTACAGTCCGGCCTACACGCACGACATTCCTCATAATTTTACGG GAGGAAGCGATACCCCAGTGAATGAAACTGCCACGCCGCCGACCCTTGACAGCTTCGCCAATTTCACAAATACAAATGAAACGACGGAAAACACAGAAACGATAGTCGACTACCTGGAGACCTCAACCATACCCTCCGAGCAAGATTACACCCTCAATGACAACGAAACCCTCAATGTCACAACTATTACATGA
- the LOC123875116 gene encoding uncharacterized protein LOC123875116 isoform X1: MSATSYTSGSVRSGAGSVRLGAGAGHEVVLDALYERKRDKKTVRVLTVVVYVFSVSLAAIMLSLYYVFFWEPKDAHYAQRKVSNTVTPQTSTTPMPTCFLPHTGGSDTPVNETATPPTLDSFANFTNTNETTENTETIVDYLETSTIPSEQDYTLNDNETLNVTTIT; this comes from the exons ATGTCGGCCACGTCGTACACGTCGGGCAGCGTGCGCTCGGGCGCGGGCTCGGTGCGGCTGGGCGCGGGCGCCGGGCACGAGGTGGTGCTGGACGCGCTGTACGAGCGCAAGCGCGACAAGAAGACCGTGCGCGTGCTCACCGTCGTCGTGTACGTGTTCAGCGTGTCGCTGGCGGCCATCATGCTCTCGCTCTACTACGTGTTCTTCTGGGAGCCCAAGGACGCGCACTACGCGCAACGCAAGGTGTCAAACACTGTCACGCCGCAAACCAGCACCACACCAATGCCCACTTGCTTTTTGCCTCACACCG GAGGAAGCGATACCCCAGTGAATGAAACTGCCACGCCGCCGACCCTTGACAGCTTCGCCAATTTCACAAATACAAATGAAACGACGGAAAACACAGAAACGATAGTCGACTACCTGGAGACCTCAACCATACCCTCCGAGCAAGATTACACCCTCAATGACAACGAAACCCTCAATGTCACAACTATTACATGA